GCTCCTTCGGCTGCTTGCCGGCGGTGGTGGCGGAGAGGACCACCGTCTCGCCCAGCTGGGCGACGACGGAGCCGGCGGCCTGACGGGCCAGCCGGCCGGTGGAGAAGGTGATCTCACGGGTGCCGAAGGACCCGTTGTCGATCACAGCGGTGCGGGATTCGGTGCCGAGGTTGGTCTCGGTCATGTGCTGTCGTGCTCCTTCGCGTCGGGGGCCCACGACACGGGAGCTGCTCAGACGGCCGGTCTTCGATCGAAGCGCCCGGATGGCCGGCATGATGCCGGGGTGCCCGGGGGCCACTACCGGAGACCGGTGCGCTGACCGGCTCCCTCTCGGGTGGTCGAGCGGCCCTGTTCTTCTGTGGTACCGGAACGGGGGAGCGGCCGTGTGGCCACTCCCCCGTCACGTCATCGGCGCAGGCCGAGCCGCTCGATGAGCGACCGGTAGCGGTTGATGTCCTTCTTCTGGACGTAGTTGAGCAGCCGACGGCGACGGCCGACCAGCAGCAGCAGCCCACGGCGGCTGTGGTGGTCGTGCTTGTGCACCTTCAGGTGCTCGGTGAGCTCGGCGATCCGCTTGGTGAGGACCGCGACCTGCACCTCCGGCGAACCGGTGTCGCCCTCGGCGGTCGCGTACTCCGCGCGGATCTTGGCCTTGTCTTCCTGGTCGAGCGCCATGTTCTCCCTGTTTCGATGGGTTGATCACTGATGTCCGTCGTCGGGGTCCGGGGGACCGGAGACGGACGAACCTCGCACCCGCGGCGTCGTGCAGGCACGCGAGGCCCCACGTCGGTCAGCCGACGTCCCCGCCAGCCTACCAGCTTGAGGCGGGGCCGCCCGGTGAAGGGCCGCGAGGCGGGACGGCGGGGCGCTCAGCCGAGGGCCCGGCGGGTCCGCTCCACGTCCTCGGCGATCTGGGCGACCAGCGGCTCGATCGAGTCGTACGTCCGCTGTTCGCGCAGATGCGCGACGAAGTCCAGGGCCAGCCGCTCGCCGTACAGGTCACCGGTGAAGTCCAGCGCGTACGCCTCCACCCGGCGCTCCCGCCCGGAGAAGGTCGGGTTGGTGCCGATCGACACCGCCGCGGCGAGCGGCTCCCGCTGCCCCCGGCGCACCAGCCGGGCGGCGTACACCCCGTCGGCGGGGATCGCCGCGTACCGGTGGCAGAGCAGGTTGGCGGTCGGGTAACCCAGCTCACGTCCGCGCTGGTCGCCGCGGACCACCACGCCCTCCACCCGGTGCGGGCGGCCCAGCGCGGCGGCCGCCGCCACCACGTCGCCCGCGTCGACGCAGGAGCGGATGTACGTGGAGGAGAAGACGGTGCCCGCCTCGGCCACCAGCGGCCCGGACTCCACCCCGAAGCCGAAGGTCCGGCCGAGCCGCTCCAGCAGGGCCACGTCACCGGCGGCCCGGTGCCCGAACCGGAAGTTGGCGCCGACCACGACCAGCGCGGCGTGCAGGTGCTCGACGAGGATGTCGTGCACGAACTCCTCGGCCGGCAGCCGGGAGAACTCCGGAGTGAACGGCACCACGCAGAGGACGTCGACGCCGAGCGCCTCGATCAGTTCCGCCTTGCGGGCCGGCTCGGTCAGCACGGCCGGGTGCGAGCCGGGGCGGACCACCTCCGCCGGGTGCGGGTCGAAGGTCACCACCACCGACTTGACGCCCAGCTCGCGGGCGCGCGCCACGGCGTGGCCGATGGTCGCCTGATGCCCCTTGTGCACGCCGTCGAAGACGCCGATGGTGACGACCGACCGCCCCCAGCCACCGGGCGCTGCCTCGTACCCCCGCCACCGTTGCATGCCGCTCCTCCCCTGCTGTCCCGCCGGCCGGCGCCGGCCGGGTGGCTCCGCGCCCGGCCGTCAGGCCGGGGCGAGCACGATCTCCGCGCGGGCCCGCCCGTCCCGCTCGCTGACGATAGCGATGAGGCCGCCGTCCGGGCCGAAGACGGCGTACGGCCCGGTGATGCCGGCCGGGTCCAGCGGCCCGCCGTGGGACAGGATCCGCGCCTCCTCCGGCGTGGCGTCCCGGCGCGGGAAGTACCGCTCCGCGGCCGCGTCGAGCGGCAGGTTGACCACCTCCGGCGCGCGCTGCTCCAACTCGTCGAGGGTGGCCGCCTCGGCCAGGGTGAAGCCGCCCACCGCGGTCCGCCGCAGCGCCGTCAGGTGACCACCGACCCCCAGCGCCAGGCCCGCGTCCCGGGCGATGGCCCGGATGTACGTCCCGGACGAGCAGGTCACGTCCACGTCCACGTCCACCACGTCAGTCTGGTCCCGACGGATCGAGCGGACGTCCAGCCGGGAGATGGTGACCCGGCGGGCCGGCAGCTCGACGCTCGCCCCCTCGCGGACCCGCTTGTACGCCCGCTCGCCGTTGATCTTGATGGCGCTGACCGCGCTCGGCACCTGGTCGATCTCCCCGGTCAGCGCGGCGAGCGCGCCGTGCACCGCCTCGTCGGTCACCGTGCCGGCCGGCGTCGTGGCGATCACGTCGCCCTCGGCGTCGTCGGTGACGGTGGCCTGGCCGAGCCGGATCGTCGCGGTGTAGCTCTTGCCGGCGCCGATCACGTAGG
The window above is part of the Micromonospora inositola genome. Proteins encoded here:
- a CDS encoding bifunctional riboflavin kinase/FAD synthetase — translated: MQRWRGYEAAPGGWGRSVVTIGVFDGVHKGHQATIGHAVARARELGVKSVVVTFDPHPAEVVRPGSHPAVLTEPARKAELIEALGVDVLCVVPFTPEFSRLPAEEFVHDILVEHLHAALVVVGANFRFGHRAAGDVALLERLGRTFGFGVESGPLVAEAGTVFSSTYIRSCVDAGDVVAAAAALGRPHRVEGVVVRGDQRGRELGYPTANLLCHRYAAIPADGVYAARLVRRGQREPLAAAVSIGTNPTFSGRERRVEAYALDFTGDLYGERLALDFVAHLREQRTYDSIEPLVAQIAEDVERTRRALG
- the rpsO gene encoding 30S ribosomal protein S15, which produces MALDQEDKAKIRAEYATAEGDTGSPEVQVAVLTKRIAELTEHLKVHKHDHHSRRGLLLLVGRRRRLLNYVQKKDINRYRSLIERLGLRR
- the truB gene encoding tRNA pseudouridine(55) synthase TruB, with the translated sequence MSTDGLIVVDKPGGMTSHDVVARIRRLARTRRVGHGGTLDPMATGVLVIGVGRATRLLTYVIGAGKSYTATIRLGQATVTDDAEGDVIATTPAGTVTDEAVHGALAALTGEIDQVPSAVSAIKINGERAYKRVREGASVELPARRVTISRLDVRSIRRDQTDVVDVDVDVTCSSGTYIRAIARDAGLALGVGGHLTALRRTAVGGFTLAEAATLDELEQRAPEVVNLPLDAAAERYFPRRDATPEEARILSHGGPLDPAGITGPYAVFGPDGGLIAIVSERDGRARAEIVLAPA